One window from the genome of Pseudonocardia hierapolitana encodes:
- a CDS encoding class I adenylate-forming enzyme family protein, translating to MATTDAFTLLGTHDPEAPFLVVEDGTTTTYAEQVRRAAGTAEVLAGWGVAAGDRVHLATPNRQEFFDVLFACTVLGAVLVPVNPLSAADEIAHQVADSSAVVCLVDPGLRTTAEQGAGRVPVHDLDELAASRPADPVVPAHRPRSGVAMVLYTSGTTSRPKGVLVTHENLARVGTAMAAHLTVTPADRWLVTLPLFHANALYYCLMSALVAGGSIALAPRFSATAWPRQARELRPTLASLFAAPVRMVLARAPRDPADAANALRLVVFAQHLTDAQAREFEQRFGAPLVQLYGMTETVLPPFVNPPGAGRRWDSVGRPLPGVRVRVVDEAGHDVPPGTPGELLVGGRPGVDVALGYHGLPDATAALFDGGWLHTGDLVRLDAEGRATFVDRAKDMVKRSGENVAASEVERVVAEHPAVLECAVHGVPDPVHDEAVVAHVVPRPGHRPDPDELMAWCRTRLARFKVPSLVVVRDELPRTSVGKIRKDVLRAELTTTPTPSEDR from the coding sequence GTGGCGACGACCGACGCGTTCACCCTGCTCGGCACGCACGACCCCGAAGCGCCGTTCCTGGTGGTCGAGGACGGGACGACCACGACCTACGCCGAGCAGGTCCGGCGCGCCGCCGGCACGGCCGAGGTGCTCGCCGGGTGGGGCGTGGCGGCCGGCGATCGGGTGCACCTCGCGACCCCGAACCGGCAGGAGTTCTTCGACGTCCTGTTCGCCTGCACGGTGCTCGGCGCCGTCCTCGTGCCGGTGAACCCGCTCTCCGCCGCTGACGAGATCGCCCACCAGGTCGCCGACTCCAGCGCGGTCGTCTGCCTCGTGGACCCGGGGCTGCGGACGACCGCCGAGCAGGGCGCGGGGCGCGTCCCGGTGCACGACCTCGACGAACTGGCCGCGTCTCGCCCGGCCGACCCCGTGGTTCCCGCACACCGCCCGCGGTCGGGGGTGGCGATGGTCCTCTACACCTCGGGTACGACGAGCCGGCCCAAGGGGGTGCTCGTCACCCACGAGAACCTGGCCCGGGTCGGCACTGCGATGGCCGCGCACCTGACCGTCACGCCCGCCGACCGGTGGCTCGTCACGCTGCCGCTGTTCCACGCCAACGCCCTCTACTACTGCCTGATGTCCGCCCTCGTGGCCGGGGGCTCGATCGCGCTGGCCCCGCGGTTCTCCGCGACGGCGTGGCCGCGACAGGCCCGCGAGCTGCGCCCGACGCTCGCGAGCCTGTTCGCCGCGCCGGTGCGGATGGTGCTCGCCCGCGCCCCGCGCGATCCGGCCGACGCCGCCAACGCCCTGCGCCTGGTGGTGTTCGCGCAGCACCTCACCGATGCGCAGGCCCGGGAGTTCGAGCAGCGCTTCGGCGCCCCGCTCGTGCAGCTCTACGGCATGACCGAGACGGTGCTGCCGCCGTTCGTCAACCCGCCCGGCGCCGGACGGCGCTGGGACTCGGTCGGACGTCCGCTGCCGGGTGTGCGGGTTCGCGTCGTCGACGAGGCCGGGCACGACGTCCCGCCCGGCACGCCCGGCGAACTGCTGGTCGGCGGACGCCCCGGCGTCGACGTCGCTCTCGGCTACCACGGCCTCCCGGATGCGACGGCCGCCCTGTTCGACGGCGGCTGGCTGCACACCGGCGACCTCGTCCGGCTCGACGCCGAGGGCCGCGCGACGTTCGTCGACCGGGCGAAGGACATGGTGAAGCGCTCCGGGGAGAACGTCGCCGCCAGCGAGGTCGAGCGCGTGGTCGCCGAGCACCCGGCCGTGCTCGAGTGCGCCGTCCACGGCGTCCCCGACCCGGTGCACGACGAGGCGGTCGTCGCGCACGTCGTCCCACGCCCCGGCCACCGCCCCGACCCGGACGAGCTCATGGCCTGGTGCCGCACGCGGCTCGCCCGCTTCAAGGTCCCCAGCCTCGTCGTCGTCCGCGACGAGCTGCCCCGCACGAGCGTGGGGAAGATCCGCAAGGACGTCCTCCGCGCGGAGCTCACCACGACCCCGACCCCCTCGGAGGACCGATGA
- a CDS encoding TetR/AcrR family transcriptional regulator has translation MPPNAAPPAAEPLTQRARKRNERRDRVFAAAVALFAERGYDETSMDDIAARSGLARTTVFNHYPRKVLFLEDWTQRRRHRAARSFADRAPGDLPVRDVLGAYLAGLAALNEEDRTETVAIMPLALRHTDVMVDHPLGREFADILAAARHELQPGADPEWVGRLLALGYFSSVSRWIAVEPAPFRIADDLERLLDAVLLGALRG, from the coding sequence GTGCCGCCGAACGCCGCCCCACCCGCCGCCGAACCGCTCACCCAACGGGCACGCAAGCGCAACGAGCGTCGCGACCGCGTGTTCGCCGCCGCCGTCGCGCTCTTCGCCGAGCGCGGCTACGACGAGACGTCGATGGACGACATCGCGGCCCGCTCGGGCCTCGCCCGCACGACGGTCTTCAACCACTACCCGCGCAAGGTGCTGTTCCTGGAGGACTGGACGCAGCGCCGCCGGCACCGGGCTGCACGGTCCTTCGCCGACCGCGCCCCCGGAGACCTCCCCGTCCGCGACGTCCTCGGCGCCTACCTCGCCGGCCTCGCCGCGCTCAACGAGGAGGACCGGACCGAGACCGTCGCGATCATGCCCCTTGCGCTGCGGCACACCGACGTCATGGTCGACCACCCCCTGGGCCGCGAGTTCGCCGACATCCTCGCGGCGGCCCGTCACGAGCTACAGCCGGGCGCCGACCCGGAGTGGGTGGGCCGGCTGCTGGCACTGGGCTACTTCTCGTCGGTGAGCCGGTGGATCGCTGTCGAGCCCGCGCCATTCCGGATCGCCGACGACCTGGAGCGACTCCTCGACGCGGTGCTGCTCGGCGCGCTGCGCGGGTGA
- a CDS encoding MFS transporter: MSAPPVPSQRQSKRASLAALIGTVLEWYDFIVYGTAAAIILNTLFFPSDDPLVGTLAAFATYAVGFLARPLGGLVLGRLGDRVGRRSVLVLTLFLMGAATTAIGLLPTYEQVGVLAPILLVLLRLVQGFGAGGEYAGAVVLSVEHADPRRRGLAGSAAPLGFAVATLLGNGVFFLFLLLPPEQFASWGWRVPFLLGAVCVLVGYVIRRRVEEPPAFAQARAEGVTGAPSPGGVFAAIRRHPRSFLIVIGSRMGENGFAYLLPVFGVAYVSTTLGLGRPVALWAVMAASAVQVLAIPLCGLLSDQVGRKPVYAVGTLASLLWLVPFFLLTDTGVTAWVVLAFVVGLGICYPAMLAPQAAWYAELFDTEFRLSGFAFSRELGSLLAGGLAPFVATALYAWSGHWWPIVVFMAVLAVLTLVALALGPETVRLDLDGPARQENVGAPREPLRTAPSDSSPRS, from the coding sequence GTGTCCGCACCCCCCGTCCCGTCGCAGCGTCAGTCGAAGCGGGCGTCGCTCGCGGCGCTCATCGGCACCGTCCTCGAGTGGTACGACTTCATCGTCTACGGCACCGCCGCCGCGATCATCCTGAACACCCTGTTCTTCCCCTCGGACGACCCGCTGGTCGGGACGTTGGCGGCGTTCGCGACCTACGCCGTGGGGTTCCTCGCCCGTCCGCTCGGCGGGCTCGTGCTCGGCCGGCTGGGGGACCGCGTCGGGCGCAGGAGCGTCCTGGTCCTGACCCTGTTCCTGATGGGCGCCGCGACCACCGCGATCGGGCTGCTGCCCACCTACGAGCAGGTCGGGGTACTGGCGCCGATCCTGCTGGTGCTGCTCCGCCTGGTGCAGGGCTTCGGGGCGGGCGGTGAGTACGCCGGCGCCGTCGTCCTCTCCGTCGAGCACGCCGACCCCCGGCGCCGGGGGCTCGCCGGGTCGGCGGCGCCGCTGGGCTTCGCGGTCGCCACCCTGCTCGGCAACGGCGTGTTCTTCCTGTTCCTGCTGCTCCCGCCGGAGCAGTTCGCCTCGTGGGGCTGGCGGGTGCCGTTCCTGCTCGGCGCGGTGTGCGTGCTCGTCGGGTACGTGATCCGGCGGCGGGTCGAGGAGCCGCCCGCGTTCGCGCAGGCCCGGGCGGAGGGCGTGACCGGCGCCCCGTCGCCCGGCGGTGTGTTCGCGGCGATCCGCAGGCACCCGCGCAGCTTCCTCATCGTGATCGGCTCCCGGATGGGGGAGAACGGGTTCGCCTACCTGCTGCCGGTCTTCGGCGTCGCCTACGTCTCGACGACCCTCGGGCTCGGCCGCCCGGTCGCGCTCTGGGCGGTGATGGCCGCCTCCGCGGTGCAGGTCCTCGCGATCCCGCTGTGCGGGCTGCTGTCCGACCAGGTGGGCCGCAAGCCGGTCTACGCCGTCGGCACGCTGGCGTCGCTGCTGTGGCTGGTGCCGTTCTTCCTGCTCACCGACACCGGCGTCACCGCCTGGGTGGTGCTCGCGTTCGTCGTCGGGCTGGGGATCTGCTATCCGGCGATGCTCGCCCCGCAGGCGGCCTGGTACGCGGAGCTGTTCGACACCGAGTTCCGGCTCTCGGGCTTCGCCTTCTCCCGTGAGCTCGGCTCCCTGCTCGCCGGTGGGCTCGCGCCCTTCGTGGCCACCGCGCTCTACGCCTGGTCGGGCCACTGGTGGCCCATTGTGGTGTTCATGGCGGTCCTCGCCGTCCTGACCCTGGTCGCGCTCGCGCTCGGCCCGGAGACCGTCCGGCTCGACCTCGACGGTCCGGCCCGGCAGGAGAACGTCGGCGCACCACGGGAGCCGTTGCGGACCGCTCCCTCCGACTCCTCCCCGCGGTCCTGA
- a CDS encoding dihydroxy-acid dehydratase, which translates to MPELPDLPDVDRPRRDGLRSEFTPGTTRWAVRRAQWTAMGYAPQDQGRPKIAVVNTSSKLAVCFSHLDGIADVVSEAIWEAGGLPLEIRTVAPSDFVTSAGRKARYLMPTRDLIVNDIEAAVEGAVLDGMVCLSSCDKTTPAHLMASARLDIPSILVIGGYQQAGTRGGCSVDIDTVYESVGAVRSGAMTVDELGEVADSAIVGPGVCAGLATANTMHVLAESLGMTLPGSAPVRADSERMRALAAESGRRILGMVSEGLTARKVLTAAAIENAVQVALALGGSVNCVRHLAAVAAEADLDLDVVGLFESLGADAVQLAAIRPNGTDQVWDLERVGGAQAVARALLPRIHGDALTVTGRTVAELAAQAPEPDGAVLHPLTDPVRPEPGLLILRGSLAPDGAVVKVAGAGNARRRFTGRAEVFAGEDAAIDALGEGRIRPGAVIVLRGMGPRGGPGTVFAASFVAALNGAGLGGQVAVVTDGELSGLNHGLVVGQVMPEAADGGPLAGVETGDVVTIDLDARTLDADPVRDGAPVTSGRPGQERGWLGQYAALVGPVQQGAVLRRPAPTT; encoded by the coding sequence ATGCCCGAGCTGCCCGACCTGCCCGACGTCGACCGTCCCCGCCGGGACGGCCTGCGCAGCGAGTTCACCCCCGGCACCACCCGCTGGGCGGTGCGCCGCGCGCAGTGGACCGCGATGGGGTACGCCCCGCAGGACCAGGGCCGGCCCAAGATCGCCGTCGTCAACACCTCGTCGAAGCTCGCGGTGTGCTTCTCCCACCTCGACGGGATCGCCGACGTGGTGTCCGAGGCGATCTGGGAGGCGGGCGGGCTGCCGCTGGAGATCCGCACGGTGGCGCCCAGCGACTTCGTGACCAGTGCCGGGCGCAAGGCGCGCTACCTCATGCCGACCCGCGACCTGATCGTCAACGACATCGAGGCCGCGGTCGAGGGTGCGGTGCTCGACGGCATGGTCTGCCTGTCCTCCTGCGACAAGACCACTCCGGCGCACCTGATGGCGTCGGCGCGGCTGGACATCCCGTCGATCCTCGTCATCGGCGGGTACCAGCAGGCCGGCACGCGGGGCGGCTGCTCCGTCGACATCGACACGGTCTACGAGTCCGTCGGCGCCGTGCGCTCCGGCGCGATGACGGTCGACGAGCTGGGCGAGGTCGCGGACTCCGCCATCGTCGGCCCCGGTGTCTGCGCCGGCCTGGCCACCGCGAACACCATGCACGTGCTCGCGGAGTCGCTCGGCATGACGTTGCCCGGATCGGCGCCGGTCCGCGCCGACTCCGAGCGGATGCGCGCGCTCGCCGCCGAGTCCGGCCGGCGGATCCTCGGCATGGTGTCCGAAGGCCTCACGGCGCGGAAGGTCCTCACCGCGGCGGCGATCGAGAACGCGGTGCAGGTCGCGCTGGCACTGGGCGGTTCCGTGAACTGCGTGCGGCACCTGGCCGCGGTGGCCGCCGAGGCGGACCTCGACCTCGACGTCGTCGGGCTGTTCGAGAGCCTCGGTGCCGACGCGGTACAGCTCGCGGCGATCCGCCCCAACGGCACCGACCAGGTCTGGGACCTCGAGCGCGTCGGCGGGGCGCAGGCCGTGGCGCGTGCCCTGCTGCCGCGGATCCACGGCGACGCGCTCACCGTCACCGGCCGCACCGTCGCCGAGCTCGCCGCGCAGGCCCCCGAGCCCGACGGCGCCGTCCTGCACCCGCTCACCGATCCGGTCCGCCCCGAGCCCGGTCTGCTGATCCTGCGCGGGTCGCTGGCACCCGACGGTGCGGTGGTCAAGGTCGCCGGTGCCGGGAACGCCCGGCGCCGCTTCACCGGGCGTGCCGAGGTCTTCGCCGGCGAGGACGCAGCCATCGACGCCCTCGGCGAGGGGCGGATCCGCCCCGGCGCGGTGATCGTGCTGCGTGGCATGGGGCCGAGAGGCGGCCCGGGCACCGTCTTCGCGGCGAGTTTCGTCGCGGCGCTCAACGGGGCCGGGCTCGGCGGCCAGGTGGCCGTGGTGACCGACGGCGAGCTGTCCGGGCTCAACCACGGCCTCGTCGTCGGACAGGTCATGCCCGAGGCCGCCGACGGCGGACCGCTCGCCGGGGTCGAGACCGGCGACGTCGTCACGATCGACCTCGACGCCCGCACCCTCGACGCCGACCCGGTCCGCGACGGCGCCCCGGTCACCTCTGGGCGGCCGGGCCAGGAGCGGGGCTGGCTCGGCCAGTACGCGGCCCTCGTCGGGCCCGTCCAGCAGGGCGCCGTGCTGCGCAGGCCCGCGCCCACCACCTGA
- a CDS encoding FAD-dependent oxidoreductase yields the protein MSDRRTPPEFAGWRLGEAAGDVAELPVLADGDVVVVGGGAAGVAAATVAAEGGLSVVLIERYGFCGGAAVAGMSGTQRRPGRLRRRVGRGHDLRAVGDRGHRAGPVGRCRPAPFEDLGLPHDATLFEDFYEVRAAMHAAGSDL from the coding sequence ATGAGCGATCGACGGACGCCGCCCGAATTCGCCGGTTGGCGTCTGGGAGAGGCCGCAGGAGACGTCGCCGAGCTTCCGGTGCTGGCCGATGGCGATGTCGTCGTGGTCGGTGGGGGAGCGGCCGGTGTGGCGGCGGCCACCGTCGCCGCGGAGGGCGGCCTGTCGGTCGTGCTGATCGAGAGGTACGGCTTCTGCGGCGGTGCCGCCGTGGCGGGGATGTCCGGGACCCAACGTCGACCTGGCCGCCTTCGGCGCCGCGTGGGGCGAGGACACGATCTGCGCGCCGTGGGTGACCGAGGCCATCGAGCGGGTCCGGTCGGACGGTGCCGACCTGCCCCGTTCGAAGATCTGGGTCTTCCGCACGACGCGACCCTGTTCGAGGACTTCTACGAGGTGCGTGCCGCGATGCACGCCGCCGGCAGCGATCTCTGA
- a CDS encoding GntR family transcriptional regulator — MAEQLSNKTDQVYALLEEMITFQDLAPGEAVSESQLMTRTGFGRTPVREALQRLARERMVEIHPHRGVFVAPVSVEAHFRLLELRRGLEEMAVRFATFRAQTRQKEQMLALAGELDAFTGTDVRAFGTLLKRSHAAIVEAAHNEYLQLAMAPLQALSRRFWFAHLPDVAEHLRIAADRHAHILRPVAHGDAAAAVDAALALNDYLTDLTYAALGRPGPGPG; from the coding sequence GTGGCGGAGCAGCTGAGCAACAAGACCGACCAGGTGTACGCCCTGCTCGAGGAGATGATCACGTTCCAGGACCTCGCTCCGGGCGAGGCCGTGTCGGAGTCGCAGCTCATGACGCGGACGGGCTTCGGCCGCACACCCGTGCGCGAGGCACTGCAGCGGCTCGCGCGGGAACGCATGGTCGAGATCCACCCGCACCGCGGGGTCTTCGTCGCACCGGTGTCGGTGGAAGCGCACTTCCGGCTGCTCGAGCTGCGCCGGGGCCTGGAGGAGATGGCCGTCCGGTTCGCCACCTTCCGCGCGCAGACCCGCCAGAAGGAGCAGATGCTGGCGCTGGCCGGGGAGCTCGACGCGTTCACCGGGACCGACGTCCGAGCCTTCGGCACGCTCCTCAAACGCTCCCACGCCGCGATCGTCGAGGCGGCCCACAACGAGTACCTGCAGCTCGCCATGGCGCCGCTGCAGGCACTCTCCCGCCGGTTCTGGTTCGCCCACCTGCCCGACGTCGCCGAGCACCTGCGGATCGCCGCCGACCGGCACGCCCACATCCTCCGCCCGGTCGCCCACGGTGACGCGGCGGCAGCGGTCGACGCCGCGCTGGCGCTGAACGACTACCTGACCGACCTCACCTACGCCGCGCTCGGGAGGCCGGGACCCGGGCCGGGCTGA
- a CDS encoding helix-turn-helix domain-containing protein gives MDGPGPLGDFLQARRARLRPEDVGLRDIGPRRRVAGLRREELAQLAGVSVSYYTRLEQGLSRGASAEVLDAIARALRLDEHEREHLERLADSSRRTLRVRRPRPERLSDETRDLLRALDDVPALVLGRRTDVLAWNALGHALLAGHLDRRAPEDPARRPNTSRLLFLDPHCRELYGDDWRRKVRAVVGNLRIAVGRHPDDPLLAELIGELTMKSPEFVALWRDHRVAPCDAASYELHHPVVGRVTVTQQTLAIARSPGQSLIVCTTPAGSPSEQALVLLRQAGRTRPTPVPASW, from the coding sequence GTGGACGGACCTGGCCCGCTCGGTGACTTCCTGCAGGCTCGGCGCGCGCGGCTGCGGCCGGAGGACGTCGGCCTGCGCGACATCGGGCCCCGACGGCGGGTGGCCGGGCTGCGCCGCGAGGAGCTCGCCCAGCTGGCGGGCGTCAGCGTCTCGTACTACACGCGGCTCGAGCAGGGCCTCTCGCGCGGGGCGTCGGCCGAGGTGCTCGATGCGATCGCCCGCGCCCTGCGGCTCGACGAGCACGAGCGCGAACACCTCGAGCGGCTCGCCGACTCATCCCGGCGGACGCTGCGGGTACGCCGGCCGCGGCCGGAGCGGCTCTCCGACGAGACGCGGGACCTGCTGCGCGCCCTCGACGACGTCCCGGCGCTCGTCCTGGGCCGGCGCACCGACGTCCTGGCGTGGAACGCGCTCGGGCACGCCCTGCTGGCCGGGCACCTGGATCGGCGGGCCCCGGAGGACCCGGCGCGCCGGCCGAACACGAGCCGGCTGCTGTTCCTGGACCCGCACTGCCGTGAGCTCTACGGGGATGACTGGAGGCGGAAGGTCCGCGCGGTCGTCGGCAACCTGCGGATCGCCGTCGGCCGCCACCCGGACGACCCGCTGCTCGCCGAGCTGATCGGCGAGCTGACGATGAAGAGCCCCGAGTTCGTCGCGCTGTGGCGCGACCACCGGGTGGCACCGTGCGACGCCGCCTCGTACGAGCTGCACCACCCCGTCGTGGGGAGGGTGACGGTGACCCAGCAGACGCTCGCGATCGCCCGCTCGCCGGGTCAGTCGCTGATCGTGTGCACGACGCCCGCCGGGTCCCCGTCCGAGCAGGCCCTCGTGCTGCTCCGGCAGGCGGGCCGCACCCGGCCGACGCCGGTGCCCGCGTCCTGGTGA
- a CDS encoding MBL fold metallo-hydrolase encodes MDQTMEQIILGDVTVTRIKEYYGSCGMSPAQFFPDSPDGSWDEHRGWLAPDFWNPDDDEVHVAIQTWLLRSEGRTILVDTGVGNHKDRPYAPVWSRLETDFLDNLAAAGVRPEDVDIVVNTHLHIDHVGWNTRLEGRTWVPTFPNATYLMPQRDFEFWDPAGDHQPVLGRGNQNVFEDSVAPVREAGLVQLWDGAHRIDRNLRLELAPGHTPGSSVLVLESGGDRALFVGDLVHTALQLVEPATNSCFCEDPAQSRATRHELLGRAAEEKALVFPAHLGGQGAAEIERNGSRFAIKQWAGYSRIA; translated from the coding sequence ATGGACCAGACGATGGAGCAGATCATCTTGGGAGACGTCACCGTCACCCGGATCAAGGAGTACTACGGCTCGTGCGGGATGAGCCCGGCGCAGTTCTTCCCGGACAGCCCCGACGGCTCATGGGACGAGCACCGCGGCTGGCTGGCGCCGGACTTCTGGAACCCCGATGACGACGAGGTCCACGTGGCGATCCAGACCTGGCTGCTGCGCAGCGAGGGCCGCACGATCCTGGTGGACACCGGCGTCGGCAACCACAAGGACCGGCCCTACGCGCCGGTCTGGAGCCGCCTCGAGACGGATTTCCTCGACAACCTGGCGGCAGCCGGGGTGCGCCCCGAGGACGTCGACATCGTGGTCAACACCCACCTGCACATCGACCACGTCGGCTGGAACACCCGCCTCGAGGGTCGCACCTGGGTGCCGACCTTCCCGAACGCCACCTACCTGATGCCGCAGCGTGACTTCGAGTTCTGGGACCCCGCGGGCGACCACCAGCCCGTGCTCGGCCGCGGCAACCAGAACGTGTTCGAGGACAGCGTCGCCCCGGTGCGCGAGGCCGGGCTGGTGCAGCTGTGGGACGGAGCGCACCGGATCGACCGGAACCTGCGGCTCGAGCTCGCACCGGGGCACACCCCCGGCTCGTCCGTGCTGGTGCTGGAGTCCGGCGGCGACCGGGCCCTGTTCGTCGGCGACCTGGTGCACACGGCGCTGCAGCTCGTGGAGCCGGCGACCAACTCCTGCTTCTGCGAGGACCCGGCCCAGTCGCGCGCGACCCGGCACGAGCTGCTCGGCCGGGCCGCAGAGGAGAAGGCGCTCGTCTTCCCCGCCCACCTCGGCGGGCAGGGCGCCGCGGAGATCGAACGCAACGGATCGCGGTTCGCGATCAAGCAGTGGGCGGGCTACTCCCGCATCGCCTGA
- a CDS encoding carboxylesterase/lipase family protein, whose amino-acid sequence MSQQADPVVETPAGAVRGVRDRFGELYRAIPYAAAPTGAGRFAPPAPHPGWSGVRDGTRASPTAPQPARDFGRLDMSPYFGPGWVRGEEYLTVDVRTPAADDGRRPVMVFVHGGGFVTGSTRAALYDGSAFARDGVVLVTLNYRLGIPGFLDLEGAPANRGLLDVLAALRWVRDTIPAFGGDPDTVTVFGQSAGATLTGALLATPDAKGLFRRAIMQSGSGTGAFTPEQARRVTAAAAAALGVEPTAEAFAAIPDERFLEILPALAGLDLRTTTATDPLVGLSPFSLVLPVQPAEALAGGPAADVDLLIGANSEEGHLYLVPQDRLEPSTEADVLALAAQVHDDPEALVAAHRAARPDATPGELRSAVLGEALFGAGTARMADAHARISGGRTHVYSFAHRSTALDGRLGATHTVELPFVFDVADEPWLHGDTGLLGPAAAPAGLAARMHRAWVAFAATGAPGWGPHDPRRPAMEVFGGCGRAARVPASRVGRGREG is encoded by the coding sequence GTGTCCCAGCAGGCAGACCCGGTCGTCGAGACCCCGGCGGGCGCCGTGCGCGGCGTCCGCGACCGGTTCGGCGAGCTCTACCGCGCCATCCCCTACGCGGCGGCCCCGACCGGCGCCGGCCGCTTCGCCCCGCCCGCGCCGCACCCCGGCTGGTCCGGCGTCCGCGACGGCACCCGGGCCTCGCCGACGGCCCCGCAGCCGGCGCGCGACTTCGGCCGGCTCGACATGAGCCCCTACTTCGGGCCCGGCTGGGTGCGCGGCGAGGAGTACCTCACCGTCGACGTCCGCACGCCGGCCGCGGACGACGGCAGGCGGCCGGTCATGGTCTTCGTGCACGGAGGCGGCTTCGTCACCGGCTCCACCCGCGCCGCCCTCTACGACGGCAGCGCCTTCGCCCGCGACGGCGTCGTCCTCGTGACCCTCAACTACCGCCTCGGCATCCCGGGCTTCCTCGACCTGGAGGGCGCTCCCGCCAACCGCGGCCTGCTCGACGTGCTCGCCGCCCTCCGCTGGGTGCGCGACACCATCCCGGCCTTCGGTGGCGACCCGGACACCGTCACGGTCTTCGGCCAGTCCGCGGGCGCCACCCTCACCGGCGCGCTGCTCGCCACGCCCGACGCCAAGGGCCTGTTCCGGCGGGCGATCATGCAGAGCGGCAGTGGGACCGGCGCCTTCACCCCCGAACAGGCGCGGCGCGTCACCGCCGCAGCGGCCGCTGCACTCGGCGTCGAGCCGACCGCCGAGGCCTTCGCCGCGATCCCGGACGAGCGCTTCCTGGAGATCCTCCCCGCTCTCGCCGGGCTCGACCTGCGCACCACCACCGCCACCGACCCCCTGGTCGGCCTCAGCCCGTTCAGCCTGGTGCTCCCGGTCCAGCCCGCCGAGGCGCTCGCCGGCGGGCCGGCCGCCGACGTCGACCTGCTGATCGGCGCCAACAGCGAGGAGGGCCATCTGTACCTGGTGCCGCAGGACCGCCTCGAGCCCTCGACGGAGGCGGACGTCCTCGCCCTCGCCGCGCAGGTGCACGACGACCCCGAGGCCCTCGTCGCCGCGCACCGGGCGGCACGGCCGGACGCAACGCCGGGCGAGCTGCGCTCCGCGGTGCTCGGGGAGGCCCTGTTCGGCGCCGGAACGGCGCGCATGGCCGACGCACACGCGCGGATCTCCGGCGGGCGCACCCACGTCTACTCGTTCGCCCACCGCTCCACGGCCCTGGACGGACGGCTCGGTGCCACCCACACCGTCGAGCTGCCGTTCGTCTTCGACGTCGCCGACGAGCCGTGGCTGCACGGCGACACCGGCCTGCTCGGCCCCGCCGCAGCGCCGGCCGGGCTCGCCGCCCGTATGCACCGCGCCTGGGTCGCGTTCGCCGCAACGGGCGCCCCTGGCTGGGGCCCGCACGACCCGCGACGACCCGCGATGGAGGTCTTCGGAGGCTGCGGCCGGGCCGCCCGCGTTCCAGCCAGCCGTGTCGGTCGGGGGCGGGAGGGGTAG
- a CDS encoding chemotaxis protein CheB translates to MGDPVIVMGASAGGVEALRAAVAGLPPDLPAAVVVVLHIPRGAPSALPGILDRAGPLPAVAAEQAAPLRPGVVYVAPADHHVLVIDGHLRLSAGPVENGHRPAIDPLFRSAALAHGPDAVGVVLSGTRDDGTAGLAAIVSRGGIAVVQEPEDALYGAMPANALAQVPGALVHPAVKIGPLLGELARRPAAAPAGAAEGDLLLAETRIAASGGPGTDTLEEAVPSGFSCPSCHGVLYELPGAPVPRFRCRVGHAWSPASLEAEQAQAVDEALWAAVRALEEKAELVERLAGDARRHGRARSAEAFAQRAAFAREQAQQVRDLVGAEGEEQESDGGTAPGG, encoded by the coding sequence ATGGGCGATCCGGTGATCGTGATGGGGGCGTCCGCGGGCGGCGTCGAGGCGCTGCGCGCCGCGGTGGCAGGACTGCCCCCGGATCTGCCGGCCGCCGTGGTCGTGGTGCTGCACATCCCCCGCGGGGCGCCGAGCGCGCTGCCCGGGATCCTGGACCGGGCCGGACCGCTCCCGGCTGTCGCCGCCGAGCAGGCTGCTCCGCTGCGGCCGGGTGTGGTCTACGTCGCCCCGGCCGACCACCACGTGCTCGTCATCGACGGCCATCTGCGCCTGTCGGCAGGCCCTGTCGAGAACGGGCACCGCCCGGCGATCGACCCGCTGTTCCGCTCGGCCGCGCTCGCCCACGGTCCGGACGCGGTCGGGGTCGTGCTCTCTGGCACCCGCGACGACGGCACGGCCGGGCTCGCGGCGATCGTGTCCCGCGGCGGCATTGCCGTCGTCCAGGAGCCCGAGGACGCGCTCTACGGCGCGATGCCGGCCAACGCGCTCGCCCAGGTGCCCGGCGCTCTGGTGCACCCGGCGGTGAAGATCGGGCCCCTACTCGGGGAGCTGGCGAGGCGTCCTGCTGCCGCGCCGGCCGGCGCGGCCGAGGGCGATCTGCTGCTCGCCGAGACGCGGATCGCCGCGTCCGGCGGACCCGGCACGGACACGCTCGAGGAGGCCGTCCCGTCGGGGTTCAGCTGCCCCAGCTGCCACGGGGTGCTCTACGAGTTGCCGGGCGCGCCTGTGCCGCGGTTCCGCTGCCGGGTCGGGCACGCGTGGTCGCCCGCGTCGCTGGAGGCCGAGCAGGCGCAGGCGGTCGACGAAGCGCTCTGGGCCGCGGTCCGCGCTCTGGAGGAGAAGGCCGAACTCGTCGAGCGTCTCGCCGGGGACGCGCGGCGCCACGGGCGCGCGCGGTCGGCCGAAGCATTCGCGCAGCGGGCCGCCTTCGCCAGAGAGCAGGCGCAGCAGGTGCGCGACCTGGTCGGGGCCGAGGGCGAGGAGCAGGAGTCCGACGGTGGCACCGCACCCGGCGGATGA